The nucleotide window AACTCAATGAAGAGCTGGATATCGATGTTTCTATTACCAAACCGTTTATGAAGCTCGATCATGCCTATTCGCACTTTAAGATTACTATGCATGCTTATTTATGTACGTTGGAGAACGGTAATCCCAAGCCCAAAAGCAGCCAGGAAATTCGGTGGATTGCTATTGATGAGCTTGAGGATTATCCCTTTCCAAAAGCTAACCGTAAGCTTACCGAAAAGCTGATGAATTTAGATAAAGGCCAGCAGGAACTGGAAATTTAACTTTATGTCATCCTGAAACAAGTTCAGCATGACATAATATTTGTCAGACAAAAATAATCCTATAAATGCCGCCAGATCTCACAAAGCGATCTCCCGAAGAAATCAAAACTCTTAAGCCTTTTCTCGACGAGTGGGTAGAAAAAGTTGAGCAGCCAGATTATATCGAGGATGATCCCATTCTGTTTATGCATGCTTTCAATCAGAAAGAAGATCAACTGCTGGCAGGATTTTTTGCAGCTACCATGGCGTGGGGACGACGTGATATTGTCATCCGTAAAGTTCGGGATTTCTTAGACCGGATGGATAATTGTCCCACTGATTTTATTACTCATTTTGAGGATGATGAGGCCAATCGTTTTAAAGGATTCAAACACCGGACCTTTAAACCTATTGACATGAAATGGCTGGTAAAAATCCTACAGACCATTCTTCACAAATATGAATCATTTGAAAAGTTTTGGGCTCACTGTTATCAACAAGCCAAAGCAAATGATCGTCCACTGATGTCGGTGTTTCACGAACAGTTTTTTGCGCAACATCCCGAAGCACCACAGCGCACGCGCAAACACGTTTCCAATGCTGATAAAAAGAGCTCCTGTAAGCGTCAGTATCTATTTTTACGATGGGCTCTGCGTAATAATAGCTCCGTGGATTTAGGACTAATGGATTTTATGCCACAGTCCGAGCTCATGATTCCCCTTGATGTGCATGTGGCACGTCAGGCCCGGGCCTTAGGCCTTCTATCCCGAACCTATAATGACTGGTGGGCCGTGCAAGAGCTCACCGAAGCACTTCGGCTTTTAGATCCCCAAGACCCTGCCAAATATGATTATGCGCTCTTCGGATTGGGGGTTAACCAAGATGAAATTCCAGAAAAATTTATCAAGAATCCGGTGGTATTAGATTAAGTTTTACTCTCCCAAATATTTGTCCTAATATTGATTACTTAATCTATTATCAGACGCTACCAACTCCCTAATATCACGTTATGCAAACCAACAAAACGGCTCCATTCTTTTTACTATTAGTTTTTACAATTGCTACTACTTCCCTCACTCACGCTCAAACAACCTATGAAGATGAGCCTGGCTTTTTTACGCCGGTAGTAGAATCATTATATCTACGGGGCGGTATTTTTGAAGAGACCCAACTTATTGGTCCAGCTATTGGATACCGATTTAATGATACCTACGATTTTACTCTTCATACTGAATATATATCAACCGATTACAATTCAAATAGTAGCTTTTCTCTTATAAATGTGGGACTTACGGCGGGACAAACAAGTCGTAGAAATAATGATTTGATACTCAGAAATGAAGTTTCAGTCTACCACAGTTTTAACCTGGATTTAGGAAATTACCAAGGAATAAATGATCCTTCACTCACTTCCCTCCTTGGATCTTCATCCATTTACAAATCCTTAAAAATTTCTGATACCATAACTTTTCTACCCAATGTTGGTGCTCATTTAGGCTTTGGGGATTACATACCTCCTTATTCATCAGCCAATCTCCGGCAAGGTTTTGACGGCTTTGTTGCAGGACCTCAGTTTGGCCTTGATACCAATTTTAGCATTGGCGACTCATTTTCTATCACCGCTAAACCGCAATATCGTCTGCGATATAATCTTACGCATGATCACTCGGTGGGGACCTTAACATTTAACGTGATCTTCAACCTTTAGTACTAATGCGGTCCCTCGTTCTCCCTGTTATTTTGCTGATGAGTTTTACCTGCGTGCAGGCACAGGTCGTTGAAGATGATATGATTCCCAGTGTTAGTGTAGGGCTTCATCTAAATAGTCATTATAACTTCCAGCTCAATAGCGTCAGCCAAGAATATGCTCAGTCACAAGGTATAAGCCTATCGATTTACGATTATGATCAATATCCAGTTGGTATAGACTTTATACTTTTCAGGGGATTCCACTCCTCCGTAGACTTTTTATTTGGAGCCAATATTTCCTGGGCTTTCATACACAACAATCAATTCCGAATGAAAGGTGGAATTGGATTAAATCGTTTTGCGATAAATGATTACAAACGGGAGTATGAGATTGTAGGTGGAAAAATTGAGGATCGATTTCCAGATTCCTTTAAACCTTATCTCGAACTGGAATGGCGGTTTACTCGTCTGGTATCACTCCGTGCCACTACAGGGTACCGACTTTCAAACGGTGATTTTGGAACCGTCACTGAAATAGTTGACAGGTATCCTAATGGCAATCCCAGTCGCGTAAATGTATCAAATGACTTCAGATGGTACGGTTCCGGCTGGGAAGTTGGAATAGGAATGGACATCCAGATTTATTAGAAATGACATGCACTTTTTCTTTGTTATAAATATGTACATTTACAAAAAGATGCTTATATTTGGCGTCCAAGAATTGAAAGCAAAACAATTTACAATCTATGGTTGGAGTTAAAGTAAAAGATAACGAGAGCATTGACCGAGCCGTTAATCGGTTCAAAAAATTGGTTGCACGTTCACGAATCCTCAATGAATACAAAGATAATCAACAGTACACAAAGCCTTCAAAAGAACGTCGTGAAGCGCTGAAGAAAAGTATTCGTGAACAACGTCGTCGCTCACGCAACCAGTACTAAGTTTTTTAGATTACTGATATTTAAAAAGCTCTTTAGGTAGTACTAAAGGGCTTTTTTTATCGCTTGGGAAATATTATCCACTCCCGCTATTTTCAGATCTATATCTTGCTCAATGGTATTAGATCGCGGGGCTATTGCTTTTTTAAAACCGAGCTTATTGATTTCGGTCAACCGGTGATCAATTTTATTAACCGTTCGAACCTCTCCGCCAAGCCCTACCTCTCCCAGAAAAGCCACTTTATTAGAAATGGGCTTATCCAAAAAGCTGGATACCAGTGCCAGCACCACTCCTAAATCAGCGGCGGGATCATTGACTTTAAGTCCACCTGCGATATTTAAATACACATCCTGGCCCGAAAACTGGTACCCTCCACGCTTTTCAAGAACAGCTAACAGCAATGATAAACGCCGATGATCAAAGCCTGTAGCCGTACGCTGAGGCGTGCCATAATTACTGGGCGTAACCAAGGCCTGCACTTCCACCAACAGCGGACGTGACCCCTCTATCGAACAGATCACCGCATTACCACTCACTTTGCTATTATATTCAGAGAGAAATAGTTGAGAAGGATTCAATACATCTTCCAAGCCGGACTCTTTCATCTCGAAAACGCCCACCTCCTGCGCCGGGCCAAATCGATTTTTGATACTACGAAGCATCCGGTAATTGTAGTTGCTATCCCCTTCGAACTGCAACACCGTATCAACCATATGCTCAAGCACGCGCGGCCCTGCAATCGCCCCCTCTTTGGTCACATGACCAATAACCAGCGTAGTGATGTCCTGCTTTTTAGCTAACTGCTGTAGCAACGCTGCACATTCCTTCACCTGCTGAATGCTTCCCGCCATACTGGTTAACTCGGTGCGATACACCGTTTGAATTGAATCCACAATCAATAAGTCGGGGTCCAGTTTCTGTGCTTCTTTGAGTACTTTGTTAATGTCTGTTTCGGTATAGATGTAGAAGTTATCAGAATTAACACCCAGCCGCTTGGCCCGCTGTTTAATTTGTCCGGCCGATTCTTCTCCCGCACAGTATAAAATCTCTAATTCCGGATTAGCCTTCCCAATCTGTAGCGTCAACGTACTTTTTCCAATTCCGGGATCACCACCTATCAAAACAAAAGAGCCGGAGACAAATCCTCCACCCAATACGCGATCAAATTCTTGGATTTTACTTAAAAAGCGATCTTGGGAATCGCTGGATATTTCATCCAGTTTCTGGGGCGGCTGGGAATCCTCAAGGCCGTCAACTTTTCCTTTATGTTCCTTTTCAGATTTTGTCTTCCGTTCTACCTTAAACTCCTTAAAGGTATGCCAGGCACCACAATTGGGGCAATTTCCCAACCATTTCGTTGAGGTGTGTCCGCAATCCCCACAAACATACTGTATCCGATCTTTAGGCATAGTGTGCTTTTATATTAGGATGGTAAATCGCTCTCAAGTTTTTCCTCGGCCGCCTCATCACTTAAGGTATCCACAACAGAACGGTTAATGTACCAAGTAGTGGCCATCATTCCCATACCAATGCTGATATAATAACTGATGACCCGCCAAGCGAAAACAGCCAAACCAATAAATGCTTTGCGATCCATCAATGGTCCTTGAAAAATGGCAAATAATCCCTCTACACCGCCACTACCACCGGGCGTAGGCATGATAAGAAACGCTAAATTCATTGCTAAACTTCGAAGCACGGACAAAATTACATCAGCCGGCAGTAAACTAAGTACCACGATAGTGGGCAAAGCAATTCGGCATAACCACGACATTGTAGATAAAAAGAACGCTTTAAAAAGAAAGCTTTTGGGCTTTTTCCGCAATTCATGAGCATACTCAACCAAGTTATCTACTTCATCTCCAATGGTATTATTCCACCGCCGTAAAAAAGGAAGTTTCAATAACCAATTTACGACCTTCCGAATAGCATTGGGATTTTTAAATACTCCATAGGATAATAACCCTGCGTAGCTCAACAAACCAATATATAACAACGCCATCGAAGCATGTCCCACAAATCCGGTATTATTGGGTATAACCTCAAAGAAAATACCTGATATTAGCAAAATGGGCACGGCCATTGCAAACCAAAGCTGATCAAGCAGCAAACTGTAGAGAATGATGGCCGTGGATTGACCAAAGTTAAATCCCTCTTGTGTCATAGCATAGGTTCCCATAGGAGCCCCACCTACCACCGATGGCGTTATCGAAGAGGTGAAATCCCAGCTCAACATCACTCTAAATGACGCCATCCAGCCAAGTGCTTTTTCAGAGAGATACCTAATCTTGGCTGCAGAAAACCCCAATCGCATAAAAGAAACTACGATAGCAATAATAAGTCCCGGCAGCCGCTTTGCTTTAAGATGTTTTAGTACTCCCGGCGTATAGGTAAGCCAAATAACAAACGCCATAGTAGCTAGACTTAGAGCTATCGAAATAAAGAGATATTTCTTAGAGAAATATCGTTGCGGATCTTCCTGTATTTGATCTTTTTTCTTGGACAAAAATTGGGTCTCTTATAAAATTAAAGGCAACGACTCTGCTTCAATTTAAAACATAAACCAACAAAGGCTAAGAGTGGTATACTCAAATCACATTTATATGAGCTACATTATATAAAAAAAGGCCCTATGGGAAATCCATAAGGCCTAAAAATTGCTCAAATTACTATGCTACTGTGATATTATCATCAAGATAGACATCCTGAATAAAGTTAAGCAGTTTTACACCTTCATCCATTGGACGCTGAAATGCTTTGCGACCACTGATAAGTCCCATACCGCCAGCACGTTTATTAATGACAGCTGTGCGAACCGCTTGAGCAAAATCATTTTCCCCAGAGGAACCACCTGAGTTAATCAATCCCGCACGCCCCATATAATTATTAGCAACTTGATAACGCGTTAAATCAATGGGATGATCACTGGAAAGCTCATCATAAATATCTTCATCCAACTTACCATAAGAAGAATCACCCATATTCAATGCTTTGTATCCACCATTTGTTGTTGGCTGTTTCTGTTTAATGATGTCAGCCTGAATAGTTACTCCCAAATGGTTAGCCTGACCAGTAAGATCAGCCGATGCATGGTAATCCTCACCGTCAACCTTAAATGCAGAGTTTCGTGTGTAGCACCAAAGAATGGTAGCCATACCCAGCTCGTGAGCACGTTCAAAGGCTTTAGCAACTTCCTGAATTTGCCGGCTGGATTCTTGAGACCCAAAATAAATTGTTGCACCAACGGCAACAGCTCCCATATCAAAAGCACGCTCTACCGAACCAAACATAATTTGGTCGTATTTATTGGGATAGGTCATCAGCTCGTTATGGTTAATCTTAACAATGAAGGGAATTTTGTGAGCATATTTGCGAGCAACAGATCCCAACACACCAAAAGTAGATGCAACACCGTTGCAACCACCCTCGATAGCCAGCTTAACAATTTTTTCGGGATCAAAATAATCGGGATTTGGTGCAAAAGATGCCCCGCCTGAATGCTCAACACCTTGATCAACCGGTAAGATCGACAAATAGCCTGTTCCTCCCAGTCGCCCATTGTCTAACAACGTCTGCAAGCTACGCAGTACACGCGGACTGCGATCTGACCCCGTCAACATATCATCAACATATGACGGACTCGGTAGGTGTAAGTTATCTTTCGAAATCGTTTCGCATTTATGGGTCAACAGATCTTCTGCCTCATCACCCAGTAGTTCTTCAATACTTTTCTTTGCTAAAGCCATAGCGTAGCTCCGGTTTAACTATCAATTACTAATTAAGATTGTGTGCTATTATAACAATTTTCATGATTCATATCACCAGCTAAATAAAGCTAATTTATAATATAAAAAGATTCACTTTTGCATTTGCTCACCTTATGAATATCATCCAAGCCTTTAAATAACACTAAGTTTAACCTTAACCAACAAAGTTATGAAAGAAGGCAAAATTAAAAATAGTGACCTAAAAAAAGCGATTGTAACTAATGCCCCTGAGTTCCCAAAGTATACTACCCAACTGCTAAACTTAGCAAACCAAAACTCTCAAGCCACACGTCCCAAGAATGTCGGACAAATGACTGAACTTATTAAAGAATTTGATGGTAATAGTTTGGAAGAATGGAGGAAATGGTATAAAGAAAAACATCCTAATGCCATTGATAACGCAACCCAAAAAATTGCTGACATGATTGAAAAACTCTCTAAAGCTATGCAGCAAATAGACGAAGAGATGATACAAGCATGGGTTGAAGAATTAATTATTACCAATACTTACTCTGGACTAAATTTTCAAGAAGCAGTTTTAAAGAAAATTGCAAAATCGAAAAATAAACCTTTCTCTCCTGCGACTCCTCAAGATGAATCGAAAGGCATTGACGGCTATATAGGTAACAAACCTATTAGTATTAAGCCCAAAACTTATAAAGCTAAAAAAGGATTAAATGAACAAATTGATGTAGAAATCGTTTATTACGAAAAACTAAAAACCTGCATCAAATTTAAATATGACTTTTAACAATTTCTCTATCCTTGATTTACCTCTGCAAAAAGAGTCCCCTTTTGGGGATAATCAAGCATAGCCTCGTCAAAATACTTACCCCGCACCGTACCTTCATATTGTCGATCAATTGTTTTAAGATAATTTAATAACAAAGGTTTCTCTTGCTTTGTTATCACCGGGAAACCATAATGATTATTTTCATACTTAAAAGCATCATCATCTTTTTTAGCTAATCGTTTTTTTACAAATTTTTTGTGATCTAAAATCCGCTTACGAATTCGATCATTTAGCATACTCAAACTTTCAGTATGCAATAAAGAAAAAATCACATCGCTAAAACCTTTATCAATTTCATATCCAATACTATTTCTACCCGAACAAAGAGCGGCCAATGATGTTGTTCCAGTCCCTAAAAAAGGATCTAACACCGTATCTTTCTTTATAGAGAACATATTAATTAGTCGATATGGCAATTCAAAAGGGAAAGCCGCACTTCGATCTCTTATATTACTGTCAGCTAAATCCTGAAAAATACCTTTAAAGTCCCAGAGGTCAGAAAACCATTGGTTTCGTTCCTCCCAAAAATATGCGCTCTCTCTGCGTAACGACTTTTCATTTTTAGAGAAAGTTCTCTTCCCTCCTTTCCGAAATATCAGAATATACTCATGTTCCAAAGTCACATATGCACTTGGTGGCATCATTCCCGATCCCATAAACTTATTAGGAGCATTCGTTTGTTTGCGCCATAGAATATTAGGCATATTGCTAAACCCAATATTTATAAAGGCATTAACAATACGTGCATGATTAGAATAGAGCTGAAAGTCATCCCCCACTTTACGTGTGGCATCCCCAATATTAATACAGGCAATTCCGCCATCCCTCAATACACGATACAGCTCCTGCCAAATAACATCTAATTGTTGATGCATGGATTCAAAAGCCCCTTTCCCATCAGATCTCTTTAACGCTTTCCTAATTTCAGGATTCATTTCTGCAAACTGTTCATCCCACATTTCAATCATCGGATAAGGAGGAGAAGTCACAACTAAATCAACGGAATTATCAGCAATATCCATAGTCTTTGCATCACCAAACAAAATCTTGTGCGTCGTTTCCATAAGTATTTTTCAAATTGGCTTTATTGAAACGCAAAATATATCAAAATTCGTAACTTATCGATGTTTTCTCAAAATCACCTTATATTATTCGTTCTTAAATTTCTAACCTAATATAGGTAATACATTGAAAATAGGCGATATTGACCTTGGCAATAAACCGATTCTGCTGGCTCCTATGGAGGATGTGACGGATTCCCCATTCCGCACGATTTGCCGACGCAAAGGAGCTTCTGTTGTTTATACTGAGTTTATCAGCTCCGAAGCTATTGTTCGTGACAACGATCAGGCACTGCACAAAATGCACTTTACCGAAGAACAACGCCCCTTTGGCGTACAGATTTTTGGTGGACGTGAGGAAGCTATGGAAGGAGCCGCAAAAACAGCTGAGAGTGAAAATCCCGATATTGTAGATATCAATTTTGGCTGCCCGGTATACAAAATTGCCAAGAAAGGCGCCGGTGCCGGCTGCCTGCGCGATCTGGATATGATGCAGCGTATGGCTAAAACGGTAGTCGATGCAGTGGATGGCATTCCCGTTACGGCCAAAACGCGACTGGGTTGGGATGAGCAAACTATTAAAATTCGGGAAGTTGCTCTGCGTCTGCAATCGGTGGGCATCAAGGCCCTTGCCATCCATGCACGCACCCGTTCTCAAAAATATAAAGGGGAAGCCCGATGGGATTATCTTAAATACGTTAAAGACACACCCGGACTTGAGATCCCCATCATTGGCAACGGTGATGTTACCTCTCCCGAAGATGCCAAACGCATGTTCGACGAAACGGGTGTTGACGGCGTAATGATTGGTCGGGGAGCTATCGGCAATCCCTGGATTTTTGAGCGCACCCGCCACTATATTGATACTGGTGAGCTGTTGCCCGAACCAACGGTTGAAGATCGCATTGATCTTTGTGCAGAACAGCTGCGCCGATCGGTTGAACACCATGGTGAACGATATGGTGTCATCATCATGAAAAAACACTACGGGCAATTTTTAAAGGGCGTTCGCAACAGCCGTCAATTGCGAGGGAACATCATGCAAGAATCAGAAATGGAACCTATTATTGACTTGCTGATGGAGTTCAAAGATCAGGAAATGTTTGCGGTAGCCTCGTAACTAATCAAGTCAAACAACAGGTTAACCCGCAACCTATCAACTTAACAATTTACGCATCATTTGGGCACTTTCTATAGCATTACCGCCCGGATTATTGAAGTAGACCTGAGCATCCCGACTTTCATCCAGTTGTCTTTGCACAATATCTGCCCAGGGTTCTAAATCAGGCTTTTGATAGGAATAACGATAGCCGGTCAACCCATGAAACCGTATGTAGATGAAATCTGCTGTCGGAGTGCAATCATCTGGAAATTCTCCAGCACTCTGCCAGACGATAGCGGCATTTTTATACGACAACAATTCATAAACCTCCTCATCCAACCATGATATATGCCGAAATTCAAAGGCAAACTGTTGATCATCCGGCAACTTATCCAAGAACTGCTTTAGCCGCTCTGTGTCTTTCTTAAAGCTTGGCGGGAACTGCCAGTTAACGGTTTTTAGAGAATCTCCCAGCCGCCGCACTCTGCTCAAAAATGTATTCAGATGCTCATCCACATCCTTCATTTTGTTGTAGTGCGTAATACGACGATGTCCCTTAACAGAAAATTGAAAATCTCTTTCAGTCTTTCCCTTCCATCGCTCAACCGTTGAGACAGAAGGTACGTTATAATACGTCGCATTCACCTCAACGGTATCAAATTGGGATGAGTAATACGCCAAATAATCATTTTGTGGCAACCCATCGGGATAGAAACTATTTTCCCAATCCTTATATGACCAGCCACTGGTTCCAATAAATAATTCAGACATAATATTGGTTGTATTGAATCAATTCCTCCAAACCGAACGTATAGGTGGAAACGTACTGCATAATCAAATAGGAGACCGCATGATCAATCGACTTCTCAGACTCATTTCCAGTGGATTTAGTGCATACAGCTTTTACGCTAATCCTGTCCGCTTTATCACTACTTTAGTGGGGATTCTTATTATCCCTTACCTGGCATATATCTTTTGGGGGACACTGATTATTATTGCTTTAGCTGGAGCGGGATTATTTTTCATATATAAAGCCGTCCGATCAACCCTGTCAGGTAATAATTTCTATCATTACTGATCAGCCTCGCTGCTAAATTGCTCGGCTCCTTTAACAAGCTCAATAGGCAACGGCTTTGACTCGGAACCGGTATAAAATGAAACATGCGGAAATGGTATTTCAATACCCTCTTGGTCAAACTGCTTCTTAATTTCTTCCTGTATCGTATTCTTCAGATGTATCCACTCATCAACCGGTGCCCAAATACGAAAATCAAGATCAATAGATGAGGTTCCAAAGGCCTCAAAAATAATCTGTGGTTCCGGCTCACTCAGGGAGTGCTTATTTTTCTCAGCCACGTCAAGCAAAATTTTGCGAACCTCTTCAATATCCTCTTTGTAAGCCACCGAAACCTTGGCATTAAACCGCCGGATAGGAAAACGTGTTAAATTAATAACCTCGGTTTTGATAATGGTCTCATTGGGGATGCGCACAAACATATTGTCGAAGGTGCGAAGCTTTACTGAAAGCACATCAATCGACAGAACAATACCAATGGTTCCTCCCACATTTATTATATCATCAACTTTAAACGGCTGTTCGGCTATTAAAAATAATCCACTGATAATATTCGATACACTCGTCTGAGATGCAAAACCAAGGGCTACACCTACAATACCCGCTCCCGCAAGCAGCGGTGCCAGGCTTATCCCCAGTTGCCCCATCACCGTGATCATCATCAAAATAATACCGGTGTAAAACACTACTTTACCGGCTAACATACCATAATGCGGGGCATATTTTTTCGTAAAAAAGCGGCGGGCCCATCCGCGAAGCAATAACAAAATCGGAATACTTATTACAATAATTAAAACTACTCTGACAAGTTGATGAACAGTTTCTTCTGGCAGATAATTGTAGATATTAAATAGATCCATTGTGATACTTTAATTTGTCGGTCCTACCTTGAAAAATCGTTTAAACGTACGCGTAGCCAAACTTTTATGAACCTGCTTACGCGGCTTACTTAGTAATTGCTTTTTGGTGATTCCCTTGTGTAGCTTTCCGGTCATGATAACTTCGCTGTGCAAATCTTCTCCCTGGTAGATAATCTGTGTTTCATCAGCCCATAGCTCATGCTCATGGTAAAACATACTTAGGCGCTCAACGCGAAAGCAAAAGTGTGAAAAGGTTAACTCTTCAACAGATTTGTTTACAATTTTAATGGGGCAACTAACCAAATAAGGCTTTTTATCCACATGCGATAAATCGCGCCGCGCCTTTGTTTTTGCATGATAACAGAGTTCTCCTTCAATCTCAGTTCCAAACCAAGTCCGTGATAACTTTACTGATGGCAACTCGGTAAGCTGATAGTCATTATCAGCCAGTGAAATACGTATCCAAACTGGTATTCGGGTATAAATCTGTATCTGTGTCTCAGGACTTATCTTTAAGCTGTATTCCGAATGAATTACAAGAGGTTTATCAGGAAATACTGGCTGTATAGCTACCTCAGCCGAACTATTTTTATGAGCCCAGCGTGACCATTCTGCATCTTTTGGAGGCTGATCCAGGTCCGCCTTTCGTTTAATCTCATCATTATAAGCCTGTGTAATCCAGACTTCTTCATTCCGATACTTTAGCCAAATATGTAACTCACCAACAGATATATGTTTTGTTTTTCCCTCTTCTAATGATTGCTTTCCCCAGATATCAGTATCCATAATATTTTTATCTAATTCGTAGGCGTAATAGTATCAGTTCCCATAAATGACTGTAGCACTTCAGGAATTTTAATACTTCCATCTTCCTGTTGATAGATCTCCAAAATTGCTGCTACTACTCGTGGTAATGCCAACCCTGATCCGTTTAGCGTATGAAGAATTTCAGTATCACTATTATCTTTTCTACGACGAAGCATCATACGTCGGGCCTGAAAACTTCCAAAATTAGAACAGGAACTTACTTCAAGCCATCGCTTTTGGCCTGGGCTCCAAACCTCTAGGTCATATTTTTTAGATTGTGTAAAGCCCATATCTCCCGTACACATAAGTAGAGTACGATATGGAATCTGTAGCTCTTCAAGCAATGATTCTGCATGTTCCCGCAGGCTTTCCAGTTCATCATACGCCGTATCCGGATAAACAATTTTCACCAA belongs to Fodinibius sp. Rm-B-1B1-1 and includes:
- a CDS encoding mechanosensitive ion channel family protein; the encoded protein is MDLFNIYNYLPEETVHQLVRVVLIIVISIPILLLLRGWARRFFTKKYAPHYGMLAGKVVFYTGIILMMITVMGQLGISLAPLLAGAGIVGVALGFASQTSVSNIISGLFLIAEQPFKVDDIINVGGTIGIVLSIDVLSVKLRTFDNMFVRIPNETIIKTEVINLTRFPIRRFNAKVSVAYKEDIEEVRKILLDVAEKNKHSLSEPEPQIIFEAFGTSSIDLDFRIWAPVDEWIHLKNTIQEEIKKQFDQEGIEIPFPHVSFYTGSESKPLPIELVKGAEQFSSEADQ
- a CDS encoding DUF432 domain-containing protein, which encodes MDTDIWGKQSLEEGKTKHISVGELHIWLKYRNEEVWITQAYNDEIKRKADLDQPPKDAEWSRWAHKNSSAEVAIQPVFPDKPLVIHSEYSLKISPETQIQIYTRIPVWIRISLADNDYQLTELPSVKLSRTWFGTEIEGELCYHAKTKARRDLSHVDKKPYLVSCPIKIVNKSVEELTFSHFCFRVERLSMFYHEHELWADETQIIYQGEDLHSEVIMTGKLHKGITKKQLLSKPRKQVHKSLATRTFKRFFKVGPTN